In one Lolium rigidum isolate FL_2022 chromosome 3, APGP_CSIRO_Lrig_0.1, whole genome shotgun sequence genomic region, the following are encoded:
- the LOC124702215 gene encoding uncharacterized protein LOC124702215, which produces MLDIQKRRVQLLLFVTGVLALSMTAEKCRELVGKEAASKSGQFTFLNCFDMGSGSFACAGKEGVKLYVNNLRSAHMEKVRQRAIEKALADAVMEGLSPAEAAKQAQKVGAKATKVAARQAKRILGPIISSGWDFFEAMYFGGSMTEGFLRGTGTLFGTYVGGFHGEERLGKLGYLAGSQLGSWVGGRIGLMVYDVINGLNYMLQFVRPEQYQSSAYASAEALEFADNYRSAEGEEPTYGEMAEEERTYGETAEEEPTYDETAEQEPTYGEAAEEEQRQEESQGFSFF; this is translated from the exons ATGCTGGACATCCAGAAGCGCCGCGTCCAGCTGCTGCTCTTCGTCACCGGCGTCCTCGCCCTCAGCATGACCG CTGAGAAGTGCAGGGAACTTGTCGGAAAGGAGGCTGCATCAAAGAGTGGGCAGTTCACATTCCTGAACTGTTTCGATATGGGCTCAGGCAGCTTTGCATGCGCAGGCAAGGAGGGGGTCAAGCTGTATGTCAACAACCTCCGAAGTGCACACATGGAAAAGGTGCGGCAACGAGCCATTGAGAAAGCGTTAGCTGATGCCGTGATGGAAGGCCTGAGCCCTGCCGAGGCAGCCAAGCAAGCTCAGAAGGTCGGTGCAAAGGCGACGAAAGTGGCCGCTCGTCAAGCCAAGAGGATATTGGGGCCAATAATCTCCTCTGGCTGGGACTTCTTTGAAGCAATGTACTTTGGCGGAAGCATGACCGAGGGTTTTCTCCGGGGCACCGGCACCTTATTTGGAACCTATGTGGGTGGCTTCCATGGCGAGGAGAGGTTGGGAAAGCTTGGCTATCTTGCTGGAAGCCAGCTAGGCAGCTGGGTCGGGGGAAGAATTGGGCTGATGGTCTACGACGTCATCAACGGGTTGAACTACATGCTCCAGTTTGTCCGCCCAGAGCAGTACCAGTCATCAGCTTATGCTTCGGCAGAGGCTTTGGAGTTCGCAGATAACTATAGGAGTGCCGAAGGAGAGGAGCCGACGTACGGTGAAATGGCAGAAGAGGAGCGGACGTACGGTGAAACGGCAGAAGAGGAGCCAACATACGATGAAACGGCAGAACAGGAGCCGACGTACGGTGAAGCAGCAGAAGAGGAGCAGCGACAGGAGGAGTCGCAAGGTTTCAGCTTTTTCTGA